Proteins encoded in a region of the Candidatus Moanabacter tarae genome:
- the gsiC gene encoding Glutathione transport system permease protein GsiC has protein sequence MIFRVIRGLVLGFCGLSIILGLWAVWLGPAILDRPLSVDPVLISEAESLRNIRINKENPPTVWRPVDYNLGQKAPWWPNGESPILSELVYEGKLPKVSDRVGSEPVVLEGYDGIGSYGGAFIKAELVTTGARIQLATHYSGSSLVRWSPTGYPIVPHFAKKWEIFDEYREYIFYLRRGARWSDGHPFTTKDLIYYWEREANDPAVSLRATDILWHMGKRPIFTAIDEYTLRVRFEDPYPDFLDRLATWHGQEILGSPAHYLSKYHPTLGDQKFIEKEMERKGIPNPSLLYSYVKGWSNTEHPRLWPWIYRTYQPNPPYIFVRNPYYFAVDPEGNQLPYIDRFIVQERQGDMADVAAINGELSYRMGMPFRLYSLAMAQRHIGGYEVYHWPRLNGTEFLIFPNHNLKPYSNDPEVIRKRDLIRNKSFRQALSLAMDREFISKVEYSGLLEPAQLSPAPESNFFHEGLRNSYIEYDSLRAGDLLDKIGLYGRDKEGFRTFPDGERLLLYFDFLSFNQRDLAQIIAAQWREVGLRVIARYRAPRIWYTALDALELELSAGGMSGKMNLLVEPKNYVASKQSHWARGYGNWYSQGSLFKNPDASGRGAFEPPEGSIYRKVMKLHSEAAMAPTLKQQQIKVKEFLDITAEHLWVVCPGFAPPLAVIVKNGLMNVPRVAVYNADFQAPSSGGVETFYWENVETDPEVAINIKAALGEANPNLGPENDQEIDDKGLGKLISFSVWITIGLGLVLVAFKHPFIGRRLIIMVPTLVVVSLCAFVIIELPPGDYLTSYMALLEVGGDEVDQEAIEDLRAMFELDKPVYYRYFKWVGLVWFTTFKEGDRGLLQGDMGLAMESQNPVNDMVGDRLILTLCISLFAILFTWSIALPIGVYSAVRQYSAGDYLATFIGFIGMSVPSFLLALILMYLGNRFFGISITGLFSAEFVAQPYWNGAKFWDLLKHVWVPVVVVGFQGTAGMIRIMRGNLLDELNKPYVSTARAKGVRPLKLLIKYPVRLALNPFVSGIGTLFPQLISGGAIVALILSLPTIGPLLLKALQMEDMYLAGSMLMILSLLGIIGTLISDLLLLALDPRIRMEGAAAN, from the coding sequence TTGATTTTCCGTGTTATCAGGGGCCTGGTCCTAGGATTTTGTGGGTTATCCATAATTTTGGGACTCTGGGCAGTTTGGTTAGGGCCGGCTATATTGGATAGACCGCTTTCCGTTGATCCAGTTCTTATCTCTGAGGCTGAAAGTCTCAGGAATATTCGGATCAATAAAGAAAATCCCCCGACCGTTTGGCGTCCGGTTGATTATAATTTGGGCCAAAAAGCTCCTTGGTGGCCCAACGGGGAATCTCCAATTTTATCTGAACTTGTATACGAGGGAAAACTTCCAAAGGTATCCGATCGTGTTGGTTCTGAACCTGTAGTTTTGGAAGGGTACGACGGTATAGGGAGTTATGGCGGTGCATTTATAAAAGCAGAACTTGTTACAACTGGAGCACGTATTCAACTCGCTACCCATTATAGTGGGTCTTCCTTAGTTAGGTGGTCGCCCACAGGTTATCCTATCGTTCCACACTTTGCAAAAAAATGGGAAATTTTTGACGAGTATAGGGAATATATCTTTTATTTGCGGAGGGGTGCTCGGTGGTCCGATGGGCATCCTTTCACAACAAAGGATCTTATTTATTATTGGGAACGGGAAGCCAACGACCCTGCCGTTAGTCTGCGGGCCACTGACATCCTGTGGCACATGGGGAAACGTCCGATTTTTACAGCAATCGACGAATATACACTTCGTGTTCGTTTTGAAGATCCTTATCCTGATTTTCTTGACCGTTTAGCTACTTGGCACGGACAAGAAATTTTAGGTTCTCCTGCACATTATCTTAGTAAATACCATCCGACACTTGGTGACCAAAAATTCATTGAAAAAGAAATGGAGAGGAAGGGGATCCCAAATCCATCCTTGCTTTATTCATATGTAAAGGGATGGAGTAATACCGAACATCCTCGTCTTTGGCCTTGGATTTATCGTACCTATCAGCCTAATCCTCCCTATATTTTTGTACGGAATCCCTATTATTTTGCGGTAGACCCCGAAGGTAATCAACTCCCCTACATCGACCGATTTATTGTACAAGAAAGGCAGGGAGATATGGCTGATGTCGCTGCCATCAATGGTGAATTAAGCTATCGGATGGGAATGCCTTTTCGGTTATATAGTTTGGCTATGGCACAACGTCACATAGGAGGCTATGAGGTGTATCACTGGCCTCGGTTAAATGGTACGGAATTTCTTATATTCCCGAACCATAATTTGAAACCTTACTCGAACGATCCAGAAGTGATAAGGAAGCGAGATCTTATTCGGAATAAATCATTTCGCCAGGCCCTTTCTCTAGCCATGGATCGTGAATTTATTAGCAAGGTTGAATACAGCGGGTTGTTGGAGCCAGCACAATTATCGCCTGCTCCCGAATCCAATTTTTTTCACGAGGGCTTAAGGAATTCCTACATTGAATACGATTCATTACGGGCTGGGGATTTACTCGATAAAATAGGGCTTTACGGTCGGGATAAAGAAGGATTTCGTACCTTTCCTGATGGGGAAAGGTTGTTACTCTATTTCGATTTTCTCAGTTTTAATCAACGTGATTTGGCCCAGATTATAGCTGCCCAATGGCGGGAGGTAGGTTTACGGGTGATCGCTCGCTATCGAGCTCCACGAATTTGGTACACTGCTCTTGATGCCCTTGAACTTGAACTTTCAGCTGGGGGTATGAGTGGAAAAATGAACCTCCTTGTTGAACCTAAAAATTATGTTGCCTCGAAACAATCTCATTGGGCACGAGGATACGGGAATTGGTATTCCCAGGGATCTTTGTTTAAAAATCCGGATGCATCTGGCCGCGGGGCGTTTGAGCCACCCGAAGGTTCCATTTATCGAAAGGTAATGAAATTGCACAGCGAGGCTGCTATGGCGCCGACGCTGAAACAGCAACAGATAAAAGTTAAAGAGTTCTTAGATATCACAGCTGAACATCTTTGGGTGGTCTGCCCGGGGTTTGCTCCTCCCCTTGCTGTTATTGTTAAGAACGGACTTATGAATGTTCCTCGCGTCGCTGTATATAATGCAGATTTTCAGGCTCCCTCTAGTGGTGGCGTTGAAACCTTCTATTGGGAGAATGTTGAAACAGATCCTGAAGTTGCAATAAACATTAAGGCAGCCCTGGGTGAAGCCAATCCCAATCTGGGCCCCGAAAATGATCAGGAAATAGACGACAAAGGATTAGGCAAGTTAATCAGCTTTTCCGTATGGATTACCATAGGTTTAGGATTGGTTCTTGTAGCATTTAAACATCCATTTATCGGACGTCGGTTAATCATAATGGTGCCGACTCTTGTTGTGGTTTCACTCTGTGCATTTGTCATTATCGAATTACCACCCGGAGATTACCTTACTTCCTATATGGCACTTTTGGAGGTTGGTGGGGACGAGGTAGATCAGGAGGCCATTGAAGATCTGCGGGCCATGTTCGAACTAGATAAGCCAGTTTACTATCGATATTTCAAGTGGGTTGGCCTTGTGTGGTTTACGACCTTCAAAGAAGGAGATAGGGGTTTGTTACAAGGTGATATGGGGTTAGCAATGGAATCGCAGAATCCTGTTAATGACATGGTTGGTGATCGTTTGATCCTAACCCTCTGCATCAGTCTTTTTGCAATACTATTCACTTGGTCGATAGCACTCCCTATCGGTGTTTATTCCGCCGTTCGGCAGTACTCAGCCGGTGACTACCTAGCCACATTCATTGGGTTTATTGGCATGTCGGTCCCTAGTTTTCTGCTTGCTCTTATTCTCATGTACCTTGGCAACCGTTTTTTTGGTATTTCAATCACTGGGCTATTCTCAGCCGAGTTTGTAGCGCAGCCCTATTGGAATGGGGCTAAATTTTGGGACCTACTCAAACATGTTTGGGTTCCTGTGGTTGTGGTAGGTTTCCAGGGAACTGCAGGCATGATTCGCATTATGCGAGGTAACCTACTCGATGAATTAAACAAACCCTATGTTAGCACTGCTCGAGCAAAAGGTGTACGGCCTTTAAAACTCCTAATAAAATATCCTGTCCGTCTTGCTCTAAATCCATTTGTTTCAGGTATTGGAACCCTCTTCCCACAACTTATTTCCGGAGGTGCAATTGTGGCCTTAATTCTTAGTCTTCCTACGATTGGTCCACTGCTGCTAAAAGCTCTTCAAATGGAGGACATGTATTTAGCTGGTTCTATGCTAATGATCTTAAGCTTGCTTGGTATAATAGGCACCTTGATTAGTGACCTGCTCCTCCTTGCCCTCGATCCTCGGATCCGGATGGAGGGAGCCGCCGCCAATTAA
- the fhuE gene encoding FhuE receptor — protein sequence MMNKRLSEILKHRLAWFMIPLLTIAFAPAYGQDGEEGEIMVLSPFSIVEDTDEGYLGRETLAGTRVKADVRDLGASITLLTDEFMDDIAANDLMEILPYVGQTEVGGIFGNFSGEGNTNFFGQNRPTTFLRQHPQTQTRIRGLDAADLTRDYSLTDLPLDGYIVDRVAIQRGANSMLFGLGSPAGLINSQIITARMDKDQFKGEFRTDNYGTIRATVDVNKIIFEDKVAVRIAALYEDQEYVQEPTFEEDRRIFGTVTYKPFQYTTIKGSFEAGRIKSSRPDIMAPVNGMSQTWFDAGMPVGTWDLYEKDKQPPHPMATGPFWGHIHAPYEVYASSKASPNSQFNGVGLMQRRTKSRIECWTERANQANPNADGTLPGLPEVGTRGTSCYELNADGTKATNAAGKYIPIVDPIGPVMFFTSGFFHPQNIGGGRQGNDLNSTFCDVNAVNGGSLCHTRSQEETFSLEDINWVHYDKYKFHSPEAGEESFTAFDVNFQQLFFTDRDNMSGGFEFVWHVEDYNTNFFDGQWDGLISGMFVDINPVLFDGRDNPNFMRPAVANFRPENQHNAWERQSKRFTANFSIDLGNQEGFLRHLGRHSITALYNDQYNHYFHGEGFTRPVPAPVNNDERDSWFASIGSNVFQLGGEHGYICYVGPPIAKGTPRNQVVINDTCPASALPRRGETFKVTVWDRYAASENANGQTFTEVNGQVTAWRHRKVNVALENAESIVFINHSHWLDDHVVSTLGWRQDEVFLENFPGNKDTFALHKQDSWSTTSPAGNAKTTIFSWGLVGHLPSAHLPDGVGIRGHISSSENFVPAAGRTNAEGMPQPAPGGTTDEYGFSFDVLQNRVTVKLNWYESAMANSAVSTAIGHNENFGSSLIFGPAIGWLREAGNQFDDGDPYGIVAAMEATALAIVGTASPTHQKAWSWTRPTRFDASEGDPANTVQVADTVSKGFELEVLGSPIKGLNLGVNISKQEVVQTNIAKSFIALFERERPELEAISIASNNGFTYNSAEFGMPTPAEYVRIETEMAAINAGSTAAAPVQEAGYQTTINSLASRVEQVKRTDGQVSLEVREWRFNVFANYAFQGDGFMKGFGVGGALRWQDEVALDYQSEIFTDSTGRELLVANLNSPIKDSPQTQADVWINYRRNIFDMDWTFRLNVRNAIRGDAAVAAIGQPDNPLTKVAMYRIVQPTTYIFSASFAF from the coding sequence ATGATGAATAAGCGATTAAGCGAAATTCTGAAACATCGTCTTGCGTGGTTTATGATACCACTTTTGACGATTGCTTTCGCTCCCGCCTATGGACAGGACGGGGAAGAAGGCGAGATAATGGTGCTTTCGCCGTTCTCCATTGTGGAGGATACTGACGAGGGATATCTCGGAAGAGAGACTCTTGCCGGTACGCGTGTGAAAGCCGACGTGAGGGACCTTGGAGCGTCCATTACACTGTTGACCGATGAGTTCATGGACGACATCGCCGCCAACGACCTGATGGAAATTCTACCTTATGTTGGCCAGACGGAGGTTGGAGGCATCTTCGGAAACTTCTCCGGAGAAGGTAATACCAACTTCTTCGGGCAGAATAGACCCACAACGTTCTTGCGACAGCATCCCCAGACCCAAACACGGATCAGGGGGTTGGACGCCGCGGATTTGACGAGAGATTACAGTCTCACGGATCTTCCGTTAGACGGTTACATTGTCGACCGTGTGGCTATTCAGAGAGGTGCTAATTCAATGCTTTTCGGCTTAGGTAGCCCTGCCGGACTCATTAATAGCCAAATAATAACCGCCCGAATGGACAAAGATCAGTTCAAGGGTGAGTTTCGAACCGACAACTACGGAACCATTCGTGCAACCGTAGATGTTAACAAGATAATCTTTGAGGATAAAGTAGCCGTCCGAATTGCAGCACTCTATGAAGATCAAGAGTATGTGCAGGAACCTACCTTCGAAGAAGATCGCCGAATCTTTGGAACGGTTACCTATAAACCATTCCAGTATACCACGATTAAAGGTTCATTCGAGGCTGGCAGGATCAAGTCAAGCCGCCCCGATATTATGGCTCCAGTAAACGGAATGAGCCAAACCTGGTTTGACGCGGGTATGCCGGTTGGAACTTGGGATTTATACGAGAAAGATAAGCAACCCCCTCATCCTATGGCGACGGGTCCTTTCTGGGGACACATTCACGCGCCTTACGAGGTATATGCTTCATCTAAGGCCTCGCCGAATTCCCAATTTAATGGCGTAGGGTTGATGCAAAGACGGACGAAGTCCCGCATCGAATGCTGGACTGAGAGGGCCAATCAAGCCAATCCGAATGCAGATGGAACTCTTCCAGGTCTCCCAGAAGTAGGAACCAGGGGAACGAGCTGTTATGAGCTGAATGCTGACGGCACGAAGGCTACAAACGCAGCAGGGAAATATATCCCAATCGTTGATCCAATCGGGCCAGTAATGTTCTTCACATCGGGATTCTTCCACCCACAAAATATTGGTGGTGGAAGACAAGGTAACGATTTGAACTCCACTTTTTGCGATGTTAATGCAGTAAATGGTGGATCACTTTGCCATACCCGAAGCCAGGAAGAAACCTTCTCCCTTGAAGATATCAACTGGGTTCATTACGATAAATACAAGTTCCACTCCCCAGAGGCAGGCGAAGAGAGCTTTACTGCGTTTGATGTAAACTTCCAGCAGCTCTTTTTCACCGATAGGGACAATATGAGCGGTGGTTTTGAATTCGTTTGGCACGTTGAAGATTACAACACGAACTTCTTTGACGGCCAATGGGATGGATTGATCAGCGGTATGTTTGTTGACATTAATCCAGTCCTGTTTGACGGAAGAGACAACCCGAACTTCATGCGTCCAGCAGTTGCCAATTTCAGGCCTGAGAATCAGCATAACGCATGGGAAAGGCAGTCAAAGCGCTTCACAGCTAACTTCTCCATTGATTTGGGTAATCAAGAGGGTTTCTTGAGGCACTTAGGCCGGCATTCGATCACAGCGTTATACAATGACCAGTATAACCATTACTTCCATGGTGAAGGATTTACCCGGCCAGTTCCGGCTCCAGTAAATAACGATGAACGTGATTCATGGTTCGCATCTATTGGATCCAATGTATTCCAGCTTGGTGGTGAACATGGTTACATCTGCTATGTCGGTCCTCCGATTGCTAAGGGAACTCCTCGTAATCAAGTAGTTATCAATGACACTTGCCCGGCCTCTGCTCTTCCTAGAAGGGGTGAGACCTTTAAGGTAACTGTATGGGATAGATATGCTGCCAGCGAGAACGCGAATGGCCAGACCTTCACAGAGGTCAACGGTCAGGTAACAGCTTGGAGGCACAGAAAAGTTAATGTTGCCTTAGAAAACGCTGAGTCGATTGTATTCATCAATCATAGTCATTGGTTGGATGATCACGTCGTCAGCACACTTGGTTGGCGCCAAGATGAAGTTTTCCTCGAGAACTTCCCTGGAAATAAGGATACCTTTGCACTGCATAAGCAGGATTCGTGGAGCACCACGTCACCGGCTGGTAACGCAAAGACGACTATTTTCTCCTGGGGACTCGTAGGTCACCTGCCGTCAGCGCATTTGCCGGATGGTGTTGGAATTAGAGGACATATCAGTAGTTCGGAAAACTTCGTCCCCGCAGCGGGCCGAACCAACGCCGAAGGTATGCCGCAACCAGCTCCTGGTGGAACGACCGATGAATACGGTTTTAGTTTCGATGTTCTCCAAAATCGCGTGACTGTGAAGTTGAACTGGTACGAAAGTGCCATGGCTAATTCTGCAGTTTCGACGGCCATTGGCCATAACGAGAACTTTGGTAGTTCGTTGATCTTTGGACCAGCTATCGGATGGTTACGTGAAGCAGGCAACCAATTCGATGACGGCGATCCATATGGTATAGTAGCCGCAATGGAAGCAACAGCTTTGGCTATCGTTGGGACGGCATCCCCGACCCACCAGAAAGCATGGAGCTGGACTCGCCCAACTCGGTTCGACGCATCTGAAGGTGATCCAGCTAACACGGTGCAGGTTGCTGACACGGTCAGTAAAGGATTTGAATTGGAGGTACTTGGTTCCCCAATTAAAGGTCTTAACCTCGGTGTAAACATCTCCAAGCAGGAGGTCGTCCAAACAAACATAGCTAAGAGCTTTATAGCCTTGTTTGAGCGGGAACGCCCAGAATTGGAAGCGATCTCAATCGCATCTAACAACGGGTTCACCTATAACTCAGCAGAGTTCGGTATGCCAACTCCAGCAGAGTATGTCCGAATCGAAACAGAGATGGCCGCTATCAATGCTGGTAGCACCGCCGCCGCACCAGTTCAGGAAGCTGGTTATCAGACTACGATCAATAGTCTGGCCAGCCGAGTTGAGCAGGTTAAACGGACAGACGGTCAGGTTAGTCTTGAAGTTAGGGAATGGCGTTTCAACGTCTTCGCTAATTACGCTTTCCAGGGCGACGGATTCATGAAGGGATTCGGCGTTGGAGGAGCGTTGCGTTGGCAGGATGAGGTAGCCCTCGACTATCAGTCTGAGATCTTCACTGACTCGACTGGAAGAGAGCTCTTAGTCGCCAACCTTAATAGCCCGATTAAAGACTCACCTCAAACCCAGGCTGATGTCTGGATTAATTACAGAAGGAATATCTTCGATATGGATTGGACTTTCCGACTTAACGTTCGGAATGCGATTCGTGGGGATGCAGCCGTAGCTGCCATCGGTCAGCCGGACAATCCTCTTACGAAAGTTGCCATGTATCGTATAGTGCAGCCGACTACTTACATATTCTCGGCTTCATTCGCCTTCTAA
- the glfT1 gene encoding Galactofuranosyltransferase GlfT1, which yields MNPRQLHIAAVVVTYNRKNLLRECLNALCCQTRSLERIIVVDNASTDGTGEMAPSEFPFARHVLLPENIGGAGGFHEGMKLANDLGYDWVWLMDDDAKPDSDALNALLQPDLLQDPSIYALTSTVLNPDRSISLIDRRLLRPPMQTPKPIAQNFYTKNKEFELDLATFVGVLVSRRAIVKVGLPLKEFFIYSDDFEYSLRIRANGGRILNIPTSRIVHNSGQKHDKSLFTAPLSWRSYYLRRNLIFTYKKYGFFGLMSYIRLILKTARTQIGILLWRKQKLGSTKLLWSAIIHGLTGRLGKSVTPP from the coding sequence ATGAACCCTCGCCAACTCCACATTGCAGCGGTCGTCGTCACCTATAATCGCAAAAACCTCCTACGCGAATGCCTGAACGCATTGTGTTGCCAAACCAGGTCATTGGAAAGGATCATTGTCGTCGACAATGCGAGCACGGATGGTACGGGAGAGATGGCCCCTTCGGAATTTCCTTTCGCGCGGCACGTTTTACTTCCGGAAAACATCGGGGGAGCTGGCGGTTTTCATGAAGGCATGAAGTTAGCCAACGACCTAGGGTATGATTGGGTCTGGCTCATGGATGATGACGCCAAACCCGATTCCGACGCTCTAAACGCATTGCTTCAGCCCGATCTTTTGCAGGACCCAAGCATCTATGCCCTGACCTCTACCGTGTTAAATCCCGACAGGAGCATAAGTCTCATCGACAGGCGCTTGCTCCGACCCCCAATGCAAACCCCAAAACCAATTGCCCAAAACTTCTACACAAAAAATAAGGAATTCGAGCTTGATCTCGCCACTTTTGTGGGAGTGCTTGTAAGCCGCCGCGCCATCGTTAAGGTCGGGCTCCCCCTGAAGGAATTCTTTATATATAGCGACGATTTCGAGTATTCACTACGAATCCGAGCAAACGGTGGAAGAATCCTTAACATCCCAACAAGCCGGATTGTGCATAATAGTGGGCAAAAACACGACAAGAGCCTATTCACAGCCCCTCTCTCTTGGAGATCCTACTATCTGCGAAGAAATCTTATTTTCACATACAAAAAATACGGATTTTTCGGTTTAATGTCCTATATCAGACTAATCCTGAAAACAGCTCGAACACAAATTGGTATTCTACTGTGGCGTAAACAGAAATTGGGAAGCACCAAACTCCTTTGGTCCGCAATTATTCACGGTCTAACGGGCAGGTTGGGGAAGTCAGTCACCCCACCGTAG
- the tlpA gene encoding Thiol:disulfide interchange protein TlpA, which translates to MLAEGRSFSGYERNCVFLNTEGRKFANISATSGLDFIDDGRGVATVDWDSDGDLDLWISNRTAPLVRFVRNDTPSTNHYLAVRLIGKHVNRDAIGARVAIHMDNEQKEPTRLVKTLSAGSGFVAQSSKWLHFGLGSRSDIDRLVVHWPGGLEETFTSIEADRRYTIVEGSSRAELLSAPARRVNLTASSIDPSAPSTVGRIFLPMGPDAPILSYQDWNGNNYSIGKTFNSPLLINLWASWCVPCHAELNDLTENEDRLRKAGLEILALSVDGLDENKATKPSDARKHLERIGFPFPRGLATPSMLNKFQILLDTIFYRVIPLAVPTSFLVDTEGRIRAVYRGPVDITSLLADVDHLEADTDVQLARAVPFPGRWEEKPRPIGAISLARQFEKGEFTRDVVKYLRKAIVEMPDNAYIELFLGQSLDSIGSFDEAILHYRRTLDLDPHQPKARNNLGVALQTTGKTEEAINQFRKALESEPDYIDAHFNLGLVLSSKQHFNDAISHFRKVLRHDPGRAEAQLHLGQALQSQGLFEKAEDRYRQALSVNPKLAKANVLLGRLMQQQGRLVEAIGQYRRAVRTQPDLAIAHYNLGIALIAIDLQSEALKALQEAGRIDPNWPAPLGVAAWVYATTNDTNLRAPEKAIALAKQAALLNSEPDPVIFETLAAAYASQGEYIKAAEYLQLAIELLPPGTQTEALRSLLNGYRHKEEPKDQ; encoded by the coding sequence ATGCTGGCAGAAGGTCGCTCATTTAGCGGTTACGAGCGAAATTGTGTCTTCCTTAATACAGAGGGACGGAAGTTCGCAAACATCTCGGCGACGAGCGGGTTAGACTTCATTGACGACGGGCGCGGTGTAGCAACCGTTGATTGGGACTCTGATGGAGACTTGGACCTCTGGATTTCCAATCGTACGGCTCCACTGGTGCGTTTTGTACGCAACGACACACCGTCGACGAATCACTATCTGGCCGTTCGTCTAATCGGTAAACACGTTAACCGTGATGCGATCGGCGCACGCGTCGCAATTCATATGGACAACGAGCAAAAAGAGCCCACCAGGCTCGTTAAGACTCTTTCCGCAGGTAGCGGATTTGTCGCCCAATCTAGTAAATGGTTGCATTTCGGTCTGGGCTCGAGATCCGATATCGACCGTTTGGTAGTCCACTGGCCGGGCGGGTTAGAAGAAACTTTCACTTCCATCGAAGCAGATCGGCGCTACACAATTGTGGAAGGAAGCAGCCGGGCAGAATTATTATCTGCGCCAGCTAGAAGGGTAAATCTAACTGCTTCCAGCATTGATCCCTCAGCCCCCAGCACCGTAGGCCGTATCTTCCTCCCAATGGGGCCTGATGCACCAATATTATCTTATCAAGATTGGAATGGGAACAATTATTCGATTGGGAAGACCTTCAACAGCCCTTTGCTGATAAACCTTTGGGCAAGCTGGTGTGTGCCCTGCCACGCGGAACTTAACGATCTAACCGAAAATGAAGACCGACTTAGAAAGGCTGGATTAGAAATACTTGCTTTGAGTGTGGACGGTCTGGATGAAAACAAAGCTACAAAACCCTCGGACGCCCGAAAACATCTAGAGCGGATTGGATTCCCGTTTCCCAGAGGGCTCGCTACACCAAGCATGTTAAACAAGTTTCAAATCCTCCTCGACACGATTTTCTATCGAGTAATCCCTCTGGCCGTTCCCACGAGTTTTCTCGTCGACACCGAGGGTAGGATTCGGGCTGTCTATCGGGGGCCCGTTGACATCACCTCTTTACTAGCAGACGTGGACCATCTCGAGGCGGACACAGATGTGCAATTAGCCCGGGCCGTCCCATTCCCCGGACGTTGGGAAGAGAAACCCCGCCCTATCGGCGCAATCTCGTTAGCGCGACAGTTCGAAAAGGGCGAATTTACCCGGGATGTTGTTAAGTACCTCCGGAAGGCAATTGTTGAAATGCCCGACAATGCGTATATTGAACTGTTTCTGGGACAGAGCCTGGATAGTATCGGCTCATTTGATGAAGCAATCTTACACTATCGCCGGACTCTGGACCTAGATCCGCACCAACCAAAGGCGAGAAATAACCTTGGGGTTGCCCTCCAAACAACGGGGAAAACTGAAGAAGCTATAAACCAGTTTAGAAAGGCCCTCGAGTCCGAACCCGACTATATTGACGCGCACTTTAACCTGGGTTTAGTTCTCAGCAGCAAACAGCATTTTAATGATGCGATAAGTCACTTTCGAAAAGTCTTAAGACACGATCCCGGAAGGGCCGAAGCTCAACTACACCTTGGTCAAGCCCTGCAAAGCCAAGGCCTGTTCGAAAAAGCGGAGGATCGTTATCGCCAGGCGCTCTCCGTAAATCCAAAACTGGCTAAAGCGAATGTCCTTTTGGGCCGCCTGATGCAACAACAGGGCAGGTTAGTCGAAGCCATTGGCCAATATCGCAGAGCGGTGCGTACCCAGCCCGATTTGGCTATCGCACATTACAACCTTGGAATCGCTTTAATCGCCATCGATCTGCAATCTGAGGCCTTGAAAGCCTTACAGGAAGCAGGACGCATTGATCCCAACTGGCCGGCCCCCTTAGGCGTGGCCGCATGGGTCTATGCCACAACAAACGACACCAATCTGCGAGCACCTGAAAAGGCAATAGCTCTCGCCAAGCAAGCGGCCCTGCTCAACAGCGAACCAGATCCTGTCATATTCGAAACTTTGGCAGCAGCCTACGCCTCTCAGGGGGAGTATATTAAGGCCGCGGAATATCTTCAACTCGCGATTGAGTTACTACCGCCAGGAACGCAAACTGAGGCACTAAGAAGCCTCCTTAATGGCTACCGGCACAAAGAAGAGCCAAAGGATCAATAA